Within the Xanthocytophaga agilis genome, the region TTCTATGTATGTACTTCTCCCTTCAGTTAACAGCATCGAGCGGACAATTCAAAACGGGCATTGGTATACACCTATGTCAGAGGCTTTCTTTACAGATACCATTTCCAGAATAGTTATAGGATAATATCTACCCCATCCGGTTTCTTGATGTTAGTAAATTCAATACTATGCTTCTGTAGAGGTAAAAAAGACGGTAAAGTTTCTTTACTTATATTAAAAATTCAACTATACATTATATTTTTCCAATAAATCGATTCTATATATCTCTGCTTAGGCTACCGTTTACAGAGCGCAACCATATCCTATAAACACACAAACACCAAAACAACATCTTATTCCGATATTACACACATTAGTAGAATTATATATTATATTTAATAAAATTTATGATATATAATTTGCATTAATCAACAATAGTTAGTTTATTTACTCAACAAGAATTCATTTTTAGTTTACGATTTACGAACAAGCTTAATGCCGCAAACAAGCTTTCTAAATCGGATATGCCTGTGCAATTGCGTGGGTAAAACTTGTACTTTTTTCATTACTGTTTTATTTCCTTTTTCATTTACAAACACACTATCTGCCCTTTTTTTCAAGAGGGACTGGGTATGCTTTATCTATTTAAAAACCAACTGTACAATCTTTATGAAACACAAACTCTACAAACTATCTCTCATCTGTCTTTTTGCATTGCTTTGGCATAGTGCGGCTGTTGCACAAAGCAAAACAGTTACCGGAAAAGTTACCGACAAGGCTGAACCACTGGTAGGTGTAACGGTGGTAGTAAAAGGCACGACCACGGGTACTGTCACCAATGAAAAGGGAGCCTTTTCAATCAAGGTTCCAGGCGATGATGCGGTACTGATTTTCTCCTCGGTGGGCTATACCGCACAGGAAGTAGCCGTAGGCTCCAAATCAGAGATCGATGTTAGTCTGCTTAGTGACGGACTCGAACTCAGTGAAATCACGGTAGTAGGTTCACGGAACGCCAACAGGACTCAGCTGGAATCTGTAGCCCCGGTGGATATTATTTCTGTCAACCAGATGGCACAAAGCATGCCTCAACCGGATTTAAGTCAGATGCTCAAGCAGGTAGCCCCGTCTTTTAATGCCCTTCAACAGGTAGGTGGCGATCTGGACTCTCACGTAACTCCGGTACAGTTACGCAATCAGCCACCCAATCAAACTTTGTTATTATTAAATGGTAAAAGACGGCATGTATCCTCTCTTTTACAATTGTATAACCGTACAGGTCCGTCTACCTCTGCCGACCTGATGACAATTCCTACCCTGGCCGTTGAAAAAGTAGAAATCCTGCGGGATGGAGCGGCAGCACAATATGGATCTGATGCCATTGCAGGTGTAATGAACATTAACCTCAGAAAATCGGTCAATGAGCTATCAGCCAGCTACTATACATCCATTTACAAAGAAGGTGACGGAGTAACTCACCAACTTATGGCTAACTATGGCCTGCCATTGGGTAAAAACGGAGGATTCATTAACATGACAGGTGAAATTACTTCCAGAGGAAGCACCACCCGTACTCCGGATGGAGGATATGATGGTGTTGTGTATGGTGATGATTATCTGAACAACCGCTTCAAAGATGCCAATGGACAATCCATTATTACCAATCCGGAAATTATTGCCAACCCTACCAATTCTGCCCTGCTTACAGATGATGGTTTAATGGAAGCACGTGGATTAACCCGTAAAAACTTCCAGATGATCAACGGTCTTAGCAAAATGACTAATTCTTCGCTGTTCTTCAATGCCGGTGTTCCATTAAGTGATAAGAGTCGTTTTTATGCTTTTGGAGGAATCAACTACCGCAATACATTAAGTGGTTGCTACTATCGCTTTCCTCGTCAGACAGACCGGGTAATTTATGAAGTATATCCCAATGGCTTCCTGCCTCAGCTGACCTCTATCATTACCGACAAATCTGTTACAGCAGGTATTCAAGGGAAGCTGGGTGTGTTTGATGTAGATTTCAGCAACACATTTGGTAGCAGTAAATTCCGGTATGGCATGGTCAACACCCTCAACGCTTCCTATGGCCCTGAGTCTCCAACTACCATGCGCCTGGGTGATAACATCTTTACGCAAAACACTACCAGCTTAGCCTTCTCGCATTATTTCAACAATCCGTTTGGCAGTGAGATCAAAGGTATTAACCTGGCGTTTGGTGCAGAGATGCGTATCGAAAACTTCCAGATCACCCCAGGTCAGGTTGAGTCATATACCAAAGGCACATATGGTACCTTCACTTCGCCTTCCGACAATTACAACTATACCCAAAGCATAAATGCAGATGCTAAAAATGCCGATGGTTCTGATATCATACTACCCTACAGAGGCTATGTATATGACTTCAACAACTACTCTCCCAACTGCCAGTGTTTCAGAGGATTTACCCCACAACAGCAGGCAGATGCCTATCGCAATGTAGCAGCAGGCTATATAGATGTGGAAGCTGATTTAAGCCATAAGTTTACGATCTCTGGTGCAGCTCGCTTTGAAAATTATAGTGACTTCGGAAGTGTAATCACAGGAAAAATCGCAGCTCGTTATTCTATCCTGGCGAATGTTCACTTGCGTGGATCTGCCAGCACAGGCTTCCGTGCACCAAGCTTACACGAACTGTATTATGCTCAGACATCTACCGTATTTACACCAGAAGGTGTACCCTTTGACGTAGGCTTCTTTACCAACCAGAGTTCAGCAGCCAAAGCATTGGGTATTCCTCAGTTAAAAGAAGAAAACTCTAAAAACGTAAGCTTTGGTATTGCCTTCGAACCTATGCAGGGCTTTGAGATCACAGCGGATGCCTACTGGTTCCGTGTAACCGATAAAATTATCCTAACAGGCAACTTTGATGGACCATCCGTAGGTGGAAACTTTAAAAATGTGATTGGAGCAGGTGCAGCTCAGTTCTTCACCAATGGTGCCGATGTGGAGTCCAAAGGATTGGATCTGGTAGCGAACTACACCAGAACACTTGGAAACTCCAAGTTAATTCTTTCTCTGGCGGCCAACTGGAACAAAGTTGAATTTGTAGCTGTACATCCGGCTAAATTAAAGCTTGGCCCGGATGCCACTCTGACCCCAGAGCAAATATCTGATCTGTATCTGAGTCGTTCTGTAAGGGGCAACTATGAGGAAGGCAATCCTCGTCAAAAATACATTTTATCAGCCACCTTTATGCCTAAAAAATGGACGTTTATGGCACGTACTATTTACTATGGTTCGGTATGGTCGCGTAGTGCCTATGCGGATGAAACCACAGGCCAATACTATGATTATAAGCTGGACGGACGTGCTACAGTGGACCTGAGTGTAGGGTATACGATATTCAAAGGACTGAATTTGTCTGTTGGTGGTGAAAATATCTTTGATGTATATCCAACCCGTATCCTCCCTGCCCTGACGGACAGCAATCGCTTTGGGTATGAAAACTACCAGATGGGCTTTCAGGGAGCTTATTATTATGCACGTCTTGGATTCAAATTCTAAAACAGTTTGAGGGATTGAATAGATTGTATTACGCTCAAACACCATGGATATGTTGTATCCATGGTGTTTTTTATTGGAGAGTTTTTTTACAAGGTAATAGTCTGCTTCCCTGCTTTCAGCGGAAGCGTTTTTCCTTTCCATACCAGTTCACCTGTTACAGATGCAGGCAAAACTACCTCCCCTTTCATTCCGGTTTTGGTCTTCTGAAACTTCACCTGAATGTTTCCGGCAGGATGTGGCACCTGTCCATCTATCTGTGTCAGACTACCAAGGTTAGGCTCAATCTTTACCTTTTCAAATCCTGGGGCATTGGACTGGATACCACACACCAGCGACAGAAAATGATACAGAGGCGAAGCACTCCAGGCATGGCAGTCCGAACGGGTAGGCTCCGGATTTTCAGCAAAGGTAGTCAGACCGATAGCCAACTGATCTTTCCACGGAGTAAGCATACTCAGATACTGATCACCCAGTCCTGTCTTCTTCAGTGCTTCAAAAATATAAAACCGATAATAATAGGTACACTGTGTAATGGATGTATCTGTAGCGACCCGACCTAATAATTCTTTTTGCTGATCGGCAGGAATAGCATCTGTAAGAATTGCCATTGTATTGGCATGCTGGCTAAACTGTTTTTTATCCGGCGTATCTGCCAATAACTTTCGGGAATTATCCCAGCAAAGTATATAGGTACTTTCTGTGATTGTCCGGGCTGTCTGCTGATAGTCCTTTGCCTCTTCATTTTTTCCAAAGGCTGTAAACAACTGTGCGGCTCGTTGCAAGGCATAGGCATATTGCAGAGCTAAGACAGAAGAATTTCCGGTTATGCCCCCTGCGGGTACACCGCCAAAATATTCGGCAGGATTCCAGGGCCACGACCAGTCGACAAAGTTCCACCACTCTAGTTTACCCAGCATTCCATTGGAAGCCAGACGCTGCCGATGCCAGTCCAGTACACTGGCAACACCTTTTAAACGCTCTTTAACAAACACCTCATCTTTGCGGTGCATCCAATAATCATGCACCATATCTACCCAGAACAGCGAAAACGTAGGAATCACCTGTAAGTCATAACAGGGATAGCGACTCTGTGTTAGTCCATCTGGAATACGCGAATGGTCAAAATCCAGAATAGCCTTACGCATCAGTTTGTCGTCACCAGTTACATACAGTGAGATCATTGACTGTACCCGCGTATCACCTACATACTGCAACTGCTCATAATAAGGGCAGTCAAAATAGGATTCGGCTGCACATAACCGGGCTGTACGCCACCCTACCTCCCATATCTTTGCCAGTGTTGGGTCCGTGGTTTTGAAGTAAGCATTTTCTTTAAAAGGATAGCCTGTAAATATGCCATACAGGTCATTGATAGCCAGTGGATTTTCTTTCGTTTCAATATCCAGTTGCAGATAACGGTAGGTACGAAACCATAATGGACGAAATACCCGCTTCTCCCCTCCATCTGTCACAAAACGATCCTGCATCCCAATCATTTCTTTCCCCTCAATCTCGTTTCGATTCCCTTTCTGGTGTTTTGCATCCCATAATGCTTCGGCGTAGGTAAGGGTAATGCTGGCATTTTTTCCATCACTCACTACCAGTTCGGGATAGGCATTGGTCAGATAACTTTGATCCAGCAGAATACTGGCTTTGGAGTTAGCTGGGATAATTACAGGTTGTTTTCCTGTGAGAAATGCATCGTCTGCTTTTGTACCAGAGACCCTTCGTACAGTCTTTAGTCTTTCCAATTTTTCCTCCATCATAGGAATTTCGCGAGGCACCAGCATCCAGTTTCCATCTGATCCAAGGCCACGCGGTTTAGCTGTAAACCAGGTAGCTTGTGCAGCTTGCCAGGAGGTATCATCAAAATCTGTCTTTTCCCATCCCCACGGGTATACATTGCCATCTACCCAGTCCCCATCTCCTGCCACAAAATAGGCCCTTAGCCGCTTTTTATCTATAGGCAATGGCTGGTAGGCTTCGTTATCAAATGCCTTCCAGGTGCTATTAGTATTGACAACCTCTTCCACAACAGAGTTTCCCTGCATAATAAATCCGGTCTGATAGGACATCTGGGCAAACGGACGAGATTCGGCAGCATTCCAGACCAGAGCAGCCAGTACATTCTTTCCAGCTTTCAGATACGGAGCCAGATCTATGGTCTCAAAGTTCCAGTTCAACAAATCACTGCGTGCCGGACCACTGGCCACAGGCTGTCCATTTATCAGCAACCGATAGCGGTTATCAGCCGATACATGCACAATAAAGGTAGATGGCTTACTGGTCAGCTCCAGGGTTTTACGAAAATGATAGATCCCATACGCTTGTTGGGAAACGTTAGGATAGACAATCCAGCGTGCCTGCCAGTAACTTTTCAATAGTGCAGGATTCACAGCTGCATTCTGAGAGAATGCATGTCCTGTCCATACCAGGAAGCAGAGAAGCAGTAGTTTTCTTTGCATAGAGAAGGATGCTATTTTCAGAAAGAGGTTTGTTGGAAAATATCCCAGTACATCTTTCTAAAAATAGTAAAACCCTATCCAATTATTCTTCTATTTTTCAGATAATTTTTGAAGCCTCACTTCAGCTTCCAGCAAATACGAACGACATGCGTTAATCAACTGAGTGGCTTCTTCAAAAAGACCAACAGAATCATCAAAAGGCTGATTGCCTTCCTGTAGTAAAGATTGGATGTCGCGAATGCGAGTGAGAGACTTTTCGAGATTAAAGGTTTCGGAGGAATTCACAAACAAAGAATAAATAAGTATAACATAGCGTTGCTACAAATATAACTGCATAAAGGCCAGATCCAGCCATTTGTCAAATTTATATCCCACTTCTTTTAGCCGTCCTGTTTCCTGAAAGCCAAGTTTCCGATGCAGTTCACAACTGACTACGTTTTCCGCATCAATACCCGCAATCATGGTATGAAATCCTTGCTTACGGGCTCTATCTATCAACACTTCCAATAATATCTTCCCCACTCCTTTTCCCCGTGATTCTTCAGAAACGTAGATGGAATGCTCTACACTGAAACGATAGCCTTCCCAGGGTCTGAAAATACCATAACTCCCAAATCCTATTACTTTTCCATTGTAATCAGCCACCAGTACAGGCATGTTATCTACTTGTTTCTTATCAAACCAGGCTTGCTGAACATCCAGCAACCGAGGTTGATAATCATACACAGCCGTAGTATGTGCTATAGCATGGTTGATAATAGCAAGAATAGCAGGTACATCGTCCGATGTAGCATCGCGTATAGTGAGTTCCATTCTGTATGGTTTTTTAAGATCAGGATGTTTGCAGTGACCCAGTAAAACGGGTCACTGCAAAAGTATAAAACTTTTGGATGTATTGCGGATAGGTAATTCAGAGAAGTGAGACAATTGTTGCGTTGTCATTCAATTGGAAAAGTACTAATCAGGTAGCTTCAAATAATGGGAAAGCTGATTAGCTCTCATATAGGCAATCCACTTATCTTCAAACTCGTCAGGCAAGGTTAGCTCACCTCTTTGCAGATCTTGTTCATAAATTATGTTTGAAAAGGCTTGCCGACGAGTAACATAGTCATGATAAGTACTTGTATTACCATTTCCCTTGTTATAATCTAATGTATCTATAGATAACCATTGCTTTTTTTCTACCCACTCTTTCCCTTTTAAACTTGCTTTAAGCTTTAACAAAATGATGATTTCCTCTCTAATCCATATAGTAAAGTGACTTTCTGTATCCAATAACACATCACTTGCTTCAAACGTAATTACTTCAGGATCTTCACTCTCTGATTTAATAAGAGTAAATACATGAGCATAGCTCCTATACTTAATGGCAAGAAATAGATCATAGTTGATAAGATCATAATTTCTTTTATTTAATTCTTCATTTGCACTCTTACAATCACTGACAGTAAGTTTGTCTCCCTCAAATAGTATATGAGACATACTATTCCCGAAATACTGAAGCCATACTCTGTAAGCTATAGGTAAAGGTTTTCCAATGGCAGACTGAAGCAAATCAATTTGAATGCTTGAAGACCCTTCAGGGTTTGTCTCAAAATCAATAGCTATCAAATATTCACGTATTTTAAGAAAATACGCTTCGTATAATTCTCTCCTCATTCCAGATTATAATTTCACCTATAATACATAGTGAAATAAATGTTAATTCAAACGTTTAATATGATCACTTCACTATCGATGTCACACGGCCATCCTGTAAGACGGTTTCAATCTCATCCCCTTTCTGCAGTTCCTCAGAAGAAAGTATCTTCTTGCCATCCTTCAATGTAATGGAATATCCCTGGGTCAGGAAGGCTTTGGGATTTAATATCTGAAGCTGGGCTTCAAGTAAATCCAGCTGGCTTTTGTTGTTTTGCAATAAACGACTCATCTGCCACCCTAACCGTTCAGTAAAGTCATCCAAAAACTGTTCGCTTTCATTCAGTTGCTTTTGCAATAGTTCCAGAAAATAGATCTTGGTACTATCCAGTGCATTCAGTAATTCAGCCCGGTCAGGCGTGGTGAGTTCGGCAGCCGCTGTAGGTGTAGCAGCCCGAACATCGGCTACAAAATCGAGAATGGTAAAATCAGTTTCGTGTCCAATCGCTGACACTACAGGAATAGCCGAATCAAAAATGGTTCGGGCAAGACGTTCATCATTGAACCCCCACAAATCTTCCGTAGAACCCCCACCCCTGGCAATAATTATCACATCCAGATCAGGTTCTTCCTGAAGTCGCCGAAAAGCCCGGATCACAGACTCGGCGGCTAAGTCGCCCTGAACCAGAGAGGGAGACAGTATCACCTCAACACAGGGATAACGGCGTTCAAATACCCGCAACATGTCTTGTATCACCGCTCCGGTTGGCGAAGTCACTATACCTATTTTCTGAGGAAAGGCAGGCAAGGGCTTTTTATGCTCCCATTCAAACAGCCCTTCTTCTTTGAGTTTTTCTTTGAGTAATAAAAACTGTTGAAATAAGTCGCCAATTCCTGCATCCCGGATACTCGTTACCTGCATCTGGTATTGACCACGAGATACATAGACAGTCACATCACCCTCTACCACCAGTTTGGCTCCTGCTTTGAGCAAAGGTCGTATCAGTGGACTAATCTGCCCGCGAAACATCACGCAGGAAATTTGCGACTCTTCATCTTTCAGGGTAAAATAGGCATGTCCGGAAGAGTGGATTGTCAGGTTAGAGACTTCTCCTTTTACTGAAATCTGTTGTAAGTCCGGATCTTCTTCCAGAATGGCTTTAATCACATGAGTCAGGTCACTGACCGAAAGTATGTCATTCACGATGATATATCTCGAAAATAGAAATTTAGAATAAATAATTCAAAGCAAGCTTGTACTAGTAGCGACTGAGGATACTTATCACTAGTTAAGCTTCTGTCAATTCAGAATCGGAAGTGGATTTTTGTTCGGTTAAACTGCGATGAGCATTGCCCCAGTCAGACATCGCGCCCAGCATAGGTTTCATGGTATTCCCTAACTCAGTGATCTCATATTCCACTCTTGGCGGAACTTCGGCATATACTACTCTGCGCACTATCCCATCCTGCTCCAGTTCACGCAGTTGAGCCACGAGCATTCGCTCAGAAATCCCTTCTATCGATTTTTTCAACTCACTGTAACGCATAGTACCATACACCAGCCGACACAAAATGGCTGGCTTCCATCTGCCACCGATTACCCGTAAAGAAACCGCCATACCGCACGTGTCTATAATGCGTTTTTCATTCAAAGCGTTGGTTGAGTTCTCTTTTCTCATTTCTTACTTTTTTGTTAGTACCTAACAATTTGTTGCTTACTAGCAAAGGTAACGTAATGCGCTTACGTTTGTGTCATGAGTTGAAAATAAATAAAAATCATCATGAAAAAGTTAGCAAACAAAATAGCATTAGTAACTGGCGGAAGCCGTGGAATAGGGGCTGCAATTGTACGTCGTTTAGCGGCCGAAGGAGCAAGTGTAGCTTTTACATATAGTCAGTCAGCAGAGAAAGCCCAAACCATAGCCAATGAAATCAATGCTGCCGGTGGTCATGCCATCGCCATAGGAGCAGATAGTGCCCGATCAGCCGATATTATCCAGGCAGTAAGCCAAACTGTTGCTGAATTTGGAGGCCTTGATATATTGGTGAATAATGCGGGCATCTACATTGGTAAAGACTTTCACCAGCATACTATTGATGAATACGACCAGATAATGGATGTAAATGTAAAAGCGGTGTATGTAGCCACATTGGAAGCTGTAAAACACCTGAAAACCGGTGGACGAATCATCACCATAGGAAGTAACATGGCCGATAACGCTATAGGAACGCAAACCACACTCTATACGATGAGTAAATCAGCCTTACAAGGTTTTACCCGTGGACTGGCACGTGATCTAGGCCCAAAAGGGATTACTGTTACACTGGTGCAGCCCGGTCCAACCAATACGGATATGAACCCAGCAGATACTGAGCACGCCGACTATGCACGCAGCCGGATGGCTCTACCCAAGTATGGTACAGTGGAAGATGTGGCAGGCCTGGTAGCATTTTTGGCAAGCGAAGAGGGGAAACAAATCACGGGCTCATGGGTAACTATTGATGGAGGCTTTAATGCCTGATTAGTTACCAGAGATTTATCTCACACTTACAGGTAACAATATTTTCTTTATAGTCTATTTTTACCTGTAAGTGCTAGCACAAGTGGCTACTTTTGCTTTGTGCTCAACTGTATAGAATTAGAAGATCTCCGTGAAGTATGATCATATTGATCATACTTCACGGAGATCTATAGAAATTTCAATAAGGCTTTAATTAGTTGTCAGAATCTTTCTCAAAGTTTTCTTTGGCCTCTTCAAAGCCTCTGTCGAGTTCGTCTACCGCTTTTCGGATACCTGCCTTCATATCCTGCCAGGCATTTCCCGAGGATCTGCGTAATTTCTCAATATCTCTGTTTAATTCATCCCGTTTTACTTCCAGTGCTGCGATCTCTGCTTTTACTTTTCTGTCAGCCTTCTTACCCTGTCTATCAATCTTCGCTTCTAACTCGTCAATTTCATTATCCAGCTCTCTGGATTTTTTCTGCATGGTTGCCACAAACTCATCTTTGTTTTCTTCCAGTCTGTCACCAACAGAATCCGTTTTCCCTTCTATTTCATTAGCCAGATCTTTGGCATCTTCCTGAATCGCCTCTCCCGTTTCTTCTAAAGCCATTTCTGTACGTGTTTTGTCTCTGTCCTCATTACAGGAAAGCAATAATCCGGACACAAGTGTTATGCATGTAGCATATTTCAGATAAGCAACCAATGTTTTCATATCGGTATAAGGATAAGTGTATAGTGTACTATGTATGTGCTGAATACAACGTATAATACAGCAGTATGGTTACAAATGTAAAAATTCTATGCCTTTCCTCCCCATTCGTTTACTTCAAAGAGCAATTTCCACAATTTACGAACTTCTCTCTATCTGGATAGGTTATCATACTAGATAGCTTTGGGGATTTTTCTGGTATCTTATAAAGGCTAGATCCCCACTTCTATATACAAAATGCTTTATCTTATGAATGCTATACACACAGTAAGTGCTGAAATTCAAAAAAAATCCATTGATGGACGTTTGCTTGCAAAATATGCCCAGATTGAAGAAAATGATATCTTGGTTGATCTGACTAGTGATATGGATACCAATATAGTTGTTTTCAAGGATATCGTAGCTCCCTATGGCAAAGTAATCGGAATTGTACCAACAACCCTATCTGCCACAACAGATGTTACACGCCAAACAACGGGCTTTGTAAGTGTCGAATTTCGTCAGGGCAATCCAGAAGAATTGCCACTCGCTGGATCTTCTGCACATGTTGTTACCAACAGTCAGGTACTGAATCTAGCACACAACACAGAAAAAGTCTTTGCTGAAATCTTTCGCGTACTTAAACCAGGAGGTCGATCGGCTATTACAGCGATTATTCAGCATGCAGAGCTGTCTGATTATCTGGTAGCTATTGAGAAGCTGGGATTTGAAAATATACAGGTCAAGCAGCAACAGGCTGTTTCTCTTACAGATTTGACGTTGAATGGATATTTATCTGAACAGGAAATAGTGGCTATTCCAAAAGAAATAACTGATTTGCTCTATCTTACTGTCTATGCAGAAAAGCCGGGTAATGGAATGGGTGTACAGTCTTGTGTTTGTTCATAAGAGGTTTTATCTAACCTGACAGGAAGTGAATCATATGACTTCCTCCTATTGTCAATTGAAGAACGGCTCTTTTTTCCCAGTCTTTTTTTGTCCTCCTGAAAGGAACCTCCCACTACTATGGGACAGGTGTGACAAGATTGTCGGTCTTTACTTTTGAAGTGTATTTTTTCTCTCAGACACCAAACGCATCTCTATTTGCCAAAAGATCCTTTCAGGAGGACAGAGAGAGTATATTAGACAATAAAACAGACAAGAGGGAAACTAGAGAAACTCTTCTGTCTACTATATTGATCGCATCCTACTTATTACATGTTTGATTCCACTTGCGGTGACTTTCAGAATTATCTACCTTGCATTGACTCTATATCTCTTTGTCAATGAATAGATACACCGCTCTCATTTTCCTATTATTAGCTACTCCTGTATTTGGCCAGATACGACTGCCCCGACTCATTAGTGACGGACTTGTTTTACAACGGGATAAACCAGTAAAACTTTGGGGTTGGGCATCTGCGGGTG harbors:
- a CDS encoding TonB-dependent receptor; amino-acid sequence: MKHKLYKLSLICLFALLWHSAAVAQSKTVTGKVTDKAEPLVGVTVVVKGTTTGTVTNEKGAFSIKVPGDDAVLIFSSVGYTAQEVAVGSKSEIDVSLLSDGLELSEITVVGSRNANRTQLESVAPVDIISVNQMAQSMPQPDLSQMLKQVAPSFNALQQVGGDLDSHVTPVQLRNQPPNQTLLLLNGKRRHVSSLLQLYNRTGPSTSADLMTIPTLAVEKVEILRDGAAAQYGSDAIAGVMNINLRKSVNELSASYYTSIYKEGDGVTHQLMANYGLPLGKNGGFINMTGEITSRGSTTRTPDGGYDGVVYGDDYLNNRFKDANGQSIITNPEIIANPTNSALLTDDGLMEARGLTRKNFQMINGLSKMTNSSLFFNAGVPLSDKSRFYAFGGINYRNTLSGCYYRFPRQTDRVIYEVYPNGFLPQLTSIITDKSVTAGIQGKLGVFDVDFSNTFGSSKFRYGMVNTLNASYGPESPTTMRLGDNIFTQNTTSLAFSHYFNNPFGSEIKGINLAFGAEMRIENFQITPGQVESYTKGTYGTFTSPSDNYNYTQSINADAKNADGSDIILPYRGYVYDFNNYSPNCQCFRGFTPQQQADAYRNVAAGYIDVEADLSHKFTISGAARFENYSDFGSVITGKIAARYSILANVHLRGSASTGFRAPSLHELYYAQTSTVFTPEGVPFDVGFFTNQSSAAKALGIPQLKEENSKNVSFGIAFEPMQGFEITADAYWFRVTDKIILTGNFDGPSVGGNFKNVIGAGAAQFFTNGADVESKGLDLVANYTRTLGNSKLILSLAANWNKVEFVAVHPAKLKLGPDATLTPEQISDLYLSRSVRGNYEEGNPRQKYILSATFMPKKWTFMARTIYYGSVWSRSAYADETTGQYYDYKLDGRATVDLSVGYTIFKGLNLSVGGENIFDVYPTRILPALTDSNRFGYENYQMGFQGAYYYARLGFKF
- a CDS encoding alpha-L-rhamnosidase C-terminal domain-containing protein yields the protein MQRKLLLLCFLVWTGHAFSQNAAVNPALLKSYWQARWIVYPNVSQQAYGIYHFRKTLELTSKPSTFIVHVSADNRYRLLINGQPVASGPARSDLLNWNFETIDLAPYLKAGKNVLAALVWNAAESRPFAQMSYQTGFIMQGNSVVEEVVNTNSTWKAFDNEAYQPLPIDKKRLRAYFVAGDGDWVDGNVYPWGWEKTDFDDTSWQAAQATWFTAKPRGLGSDGNWMLVPREIPMMEEKLERLKTVRRVSGTKADDAFLTGKQPVIIPANSKASILLDQSYLTNAYPELVVSDGKNASITLTYAEALWDAKHQKGNRNEIEGKEMIGMQDRFVTDGGEKRVFRPLWFRTYRYLQLDIETKENPLAINDLYGIFTGYPFKENAYFKTTDPTLAKIWEVGWRTARLCAAESYFDCPYYEQLQYVGDTRVQSMISLYVTGDDKLMRKAILDFDHSRIPDGLTQSRYPCYDLQVIPTFSLFWVDMVHDYWMHRKDEVFVKERLKGVASVLDWHRQRLASNGMLGKLEWWNFVDWSWPWNPAEYFGGVPAGGITGNSSVLALQYAYALQRAAQLFTAFGKNEEAKDYQQTARTITESTYILCWDNSRKLLADTPDKKQFSQHANTMAILTDAIPADQQKELLGRVATDTSITQCTYYYRFYIFEALKKTGLGDQYLSMLTPWKDQLAIGLTTFAENPEPTRSDCHAWSASPLYHFLSLVCGIQSNAPGFEKVKIEPNLGSLTQIDGQVPHPAGNIQVKFQKTKTGMKGEVVLPASVTGELVWKGKTLPLKAGKQTITL
- the xseB gene encoding exodeoxyribonuclease VII small subunit, giving the protein MNSSETFNLEKSLTRIRDIQSLLQEGNQPFDDSVGLFEEATQLINACRSYLLEAEVRLQKLSEK
- a CDS encoding GNAT family N-acetyltransferase produces the protein MELTIRDATSDDVPAILAIINHAIAHTTAVYDYQPRLLDVQQAWFDKKQVDNMPVLVADYNGKVIGFGSYGIFRPWEGYRFSVEHSIYVSEESRGKGVGKILLEVLIDRARKQGFHTMIAGIDAENVVSCELHRKLGFQETGRLKEVGYKFDKWLDLAFMQLYL
- the xseA gene encoding exodeoxyribonuclease VII large subunit translates to MNDILSVSDLTHVIKAILEEDPDLQQISVKGEVSNLTIHSSGHAYFTLKDEESQISCVMFRGQISPLIRPLLKAGAKLVVEGDVTVYVSRGQYQMQVTSIRDAGIGDLFQQFLLLKEKLKEEGLFEWEHKKPLPAFPQKIGIVTSPTGAVIQDMLRVFERRYPCVEVILSPSLVQGDLAAESVIRAFRRLQEEPDLDVIIIARGGGSTEDLWGFNDERLARTIFDSAIPVVSAIGHETDFTILDFVADVRAATPTAAAELTTPDRAELLNALDSTKIYFLELLQKQLNESEQFLDDFTERLGWQMSRLLQNNKSQLDLLEAQLQILNPKAFLTQGYSITLKDGKKILSSEELQKGDEIETVLQDGRVTSIVK
- a CDS encoding helix-turn-helix domain-containing protein — its product is MRKENSTNALNEKRIIDTCGMAVSLRVIGGRWKPAILCRLVYGTMRYSELKKSIEGISERMLVAQLRELEQDGIVRRVVYAEVPPRVEYEITELGNTMKPMLGAMSDWGNAHRSLTEQKSTSDSELTEA
- a CDS encoding 3-oxoacyl-ACP reductase family protein; this encodes MKKLANKIALVTGGSRGIGAAIVRRLAAEGASVAFTYSQSAEKAQTIANEINAAGGHAIAIGADSARSADIIQAVSQTVAEFGGLDILVNNAGIYIGKDFHQHTIDEYDQIMDVNVKAVYVATLEAVKHLKTGGRIITIGSNMADNAIGTQTTLYTMSKSALQGFTRGLARDLGPKGITVTLVQPGPTNTDMNPADTEHADYARSRMALPKYGTVEDVAGLVAFLASEEGKQITGSWVTIDGGFNA
- a CDS encoding methyltransferase domain-containing protein; the encoded protein is MLYLMNAIHTVSAEIQKKSIDGRLLAKYAQIEENDILVDLTSDMDTNIVVFKDIVAPYGKVIGIVPTTLSATTDVTRQTTGFVSVEFRQGNPEELPLAGSSAHVVTNSQVLNLAHNTEKVFAEIFRVLKPGGRSAITAIIQHAELSDYLVAIEKLGFENIQVKQQQAVSLTDLTLNGYLSEQEIVAIPKEITDLLYLTVYAEKPGNGMGVQSCVCS